Part of the Pseudothermotoga sp. genome, ACGCGCCAAAAATCTTGTGAAAGTAGAACAAATGAAGGAACAAGAACGAGAGATCGCTCACGTGCCCAAGTTTGCTTTAGAAAGACCCGAGATAGACGTACGTGGCTTAACGGTTGAAGAAGCCGAACCTTTGATCGAGAGATTCATAGACGATCTGCTCATGTCAGATTTCAAACAAGGTTACATCATCCACGGTAAGGGAACCGGTAGACTCGCCGTCGGTATCTGGGAAATCCTGAGGAGAGATTCGAGGGTGAAGCGGTACAGATTTGGGACACCCAACGAAGGAGGAACGGGTGTTACGGTGGTAGAAGTATGAAAACTCTCTTCGCGCTCGATGTGGGAACAAGGAAAGTGGCTGGCCTACTGGCCATTTTCGATGAAGAAACGTTGACGGTGATGGATTTCGAGACCATAGAACATCCTGTACGTAGCATGCTGGATGGACAGATACACGACATCAAGAGCGTTGCGAGGATCGTGGAGAAAGTCAAGAGAAACCTTGAGAGTAGGAACGACGTATCACTTGACGACGTCGCCGTGGCAGTTGCAGGACGCTATTTGAAAACACAGATCGTTGAAGCCAGCTTGAAAATCCCAAGTAGAGCGATCGATGAAAGGATCGTTAGAGAGCTCGAAGCACAGGCCTTATCCAAAATTTCTTTTCTGGACGAATCTGGCACGAGACTCTACTGCGCGGGATATTCCGCTCTGGAATACAAGCTGGATGGATTGTGGGTGAAGAATCCTATCGGTCATAGGGGAGAAGAATTGTATGCAAAATTGATCGTGGCCATGTTGCCGAATCAAGTGATAGATGCGATGATGAGCGCCTTACATTTGGCCGGTTTGAGGTGCTCCTTCTTGACACTCGAACCCATGGCGGCCTTAGAGGTCGCGGTGCCAGACGAGCTGAGGTTTTTGAACATAGCTTTGGTGGACATCGGTGCGGGCACCAGCGACATCGCGATCGCCAAAGCTGGGAACGTCATCGGTTACGACATGGTGGCGATGGCTGGCGATGAAATAACGGAAGCCATAGCTCAGTATTATCTACTCGACTTCAAGACGGCGGAGATGCTGAAGAGATCCATCGAGACACGACAAAGAATGGAAGTGAGAAACCTCACGGGAGAAACGATCGTCGTTGAGCGATCCGATCTCGAAAGAGTTGTGGAACCCATCGTCAGTCAGATCGCGGAAAACATAGCTCAACGCATAGAATCTTTGAACTTGGGTAAAACGAGCGCGGTTCTGCTGGTGGGTGGCGGTGCCAAGCTCTCTCTTTTGAGGCAAAAAATAGCCGAAGCTTTGCATTTGCCGAAAGAACGTGTCGCACTCAAATCGGTCGAAGAATGCGATAGGATCAAATCCGTCAAGGAAGGTTTCGTCGGAAGTGAGTACGTCACACTGGCCGGCATCGCGTACATGAAGGCGAAGGAGATTGGATCGGTCTACGATGTGGTCAAGCTGAATGGAGAGGAAGTACGCTTGCTCAAGTTGGATCGGTCTCCGACGGTACTTCAGTTGCTCACCCAGTGTGGTTACAGTGTTAGGGACTTGATAGGAAAGGTACAACCTTCGATCAGCTACAGACTCAACGGTGAATTGAGGACCGTTTCAGGTTTCGTCGTGAAAAGATACAGAGTAAAACTGAACGGTAAAGAGTGTACCCTCCATCAAACACTGAGGAACGGAGATGAGGTTGAGGTAGAACCACTTGGAGATGAAAACGTCAACACCTTGAAACTCAAAGATCTCGTTAAACCGATTCGAGTGTTCCTGAACAATTCAGAGATCTTCAGCCTGCTTCCCACCGTGATACTCAACAACGAAGAGATTCAAGAGTTGGACAGAACCATCAACGACGGAGATGAGATAACCATCCGCTGGCCGACGGAAGAGGAGATCTTGCAGTCTTTGAAAGAAAAGTTGGGTTTCATCAACTACTCTATGAACGGTGAAATGAAAAGAATTTCGAAATTCAAGTTGAACCTCAAGACCGTTGAGAAGAACGAACACGAAATACGCTATCTTTTCGAAGGTACCGAGCCTAAGATAAAAGATATCCTCCCCGAGCCACAACATGTGAAC contains:
- a CDS encoding rod shape-determining protein, giving the protein MKTLFALDVGTRKVAGLLAIFDEETLTVMDFETIEHPVRSMLDGQIHDIKSVARIVEKVKRNLESRNDVSLDDVAVAVAGRYLKTQIVEASLKIPSRAIDERIVRELEAQALSKISFLDESGTRLYCAGYSALEYKLDGLWVKNPIGHRGEELYAKLIVAMLPNQVIDAMMSALHLAGLRCSFLTLEPMAALEVAVPDELRFLNIALVDIGAGTSDIAIAKAGNVIGYDMVAMAGDEITEAIAQYYLLDFKTAEMLKRSIETRQRMEVRNLTGETIVVERSDLERVVEPIVSQIAENIAQRIESLNLGKTSAVLLVGGGAKLSLLRQKIAEALHLPKERVALKSVEECDRIKSVKEGFVGSEYVTLAGIAYMKAKEIGSVYDVVKLNGEEVRLLKLDRSPTVLQLLTQCGYSVRDLIGKVQPSISYRLNGELRTVSGFVVKRYRVKLNGKECTLHQTLRNGDEVEVEPLGDENVNTLKLKDLVKPIRVFLNNSEIFSLLPTVILNNEEIQELDRTINDGDEITIRWPTEEEILQSLKEKLGFINYSMNGEMKRISKFKLNLKTVEKNEHEIRYLFEGTEPKIKDILPEPQHVNVKFNGREIRIFQKNHTVLVNGEYISSDASLQDGMEIFLPKFEPIVVDVLASVEIDTKNLKDYTILLNGKPASFIDPIKENDEVNFIPRSKALDETEGASQSSSE